DNA from uncultured Campylobacter sp.:
CTAGCGAATTTCGCAACAATTTCTGCTTTTTTAGCCGAATCCAAAGCCATAATGACCTCCTGATTGGTGAGATTAAAAAGGCGATTATAGCATAAAAATTAAAAAATGCGGCGCCTGCTTTAAAAAATATTGATTTAATCAAATTTGCAGATAAAATTTAATAAAATATCCGCAAAAAATTTAAAGGAAATTTATGCTTTTGACAAAAGCAAGCGAATACGCGCTGCTTTCGCTGATTTACATAGCGCAAAAGGACGCTCCCTCGGACGTCGATACGATGTCGGGCGAGCTTGATATATCAAAAAGCTTTTTGGCTAAAATTTTACAAAATTTGGCCAGGGAGGGCATTTTGGTTTCGTTTAAGGGCGCAAACGGCGGATTTATGCTCGCGCAAAAGCCTGAAGAAATCAGTATAAAAAGAGTAATAGAAAGCGCTGAAAAGCGTAAAATGGCGGTATTTGAGTGCTCT
Protein-coding regions in this window:
- a CDS encoding Rrf2 family transcriptional regulator translates to MLLTKASEYALLSLIYIAQKDAPSDVDTMSGELDISKSFLAKILQNLAREGILVSFKGANGGFMLAQKPEEISIKRVIESAEKRKMAVFECSISADSCASSKGGICQIWPMFSALQSKIDDFLDTITLANIIKK